The following are encoded together in the Mumia sp. Pv4-285 genome:
- a CDS encoding sensor histidine kinase, protein MTQPPRPHGDPAPGPPWWRFVAAGVWLVYLWSPVVALAEADGWERVLGLVGVVVFVATYLALIGRNRRFVDFETRGPRWETWPWLLALLLCTAAMVPGAGDSALTALVFVAAAAMSTLSPRWAWGWVAVLLVVVEVSTRIVPGWSDSGNGFALILAAMAVFFLRAAINRQRALVAAERELGDARLEEERSRIARDLHDILGHSLTVVAVKAELAERMLDVDPARTRTELVDIRALTRDALADVRATVRDVRGVSLPGEIASARSALTSAGISADLPTVVDEVPGRWRELFAWTIREGVTNVIRHSGATRCVVHLGAEGVSVSDDGRGLADAAPGGTGLAGLRERTVAAGATMVTGPGPDGAGTTVAVVVPSPEAGAR, encoded by the coding sequence GTGACACAGCCGCCACGTCCGCACGGCGACCCTGCTCCGGGGCCGCCGTGGTGGCGTTTCGTCGCCGCCGGCGTCTGGCTCGTCTACCTGTGGTCCCCGGTCGTCGCACTCGCCGAGGCCGACGGTTGGGAGCGGGTGCTCGGTCTTGTCGGGGTCGTGGTCTTCGTCGCCACGTACCTCGCGCTCATCGGGCGCAACCGTCGCTTCGTGGACTTCGAGACGCGCGGCCCACGATGGGAGACCTGGCCGTGGCTGCTCGCCCTCCTGCTCTGCACGGCGGCGATGGTGCCCGGGGCGGGCGACAGTGCGCTGACGGCGCTCGTCTTCGTCGCTGCGGCTGCGATGAGCACGCTGTCGCCGCGGTGGGCCTGGGGCTGGGTGGCCGTCCTCCTCGTGGTCGTCGAGGTCTCCACCCGCATCGTGCCGGGATGGTCCGACAGCGGCAACGGCTTCGCGCTGATCCTGGCCGCCATGGCCGTCTTCTTCCTCCGTGCCGCGATCAACCGGCAGCGTGCCCTCGTGGCCGCGGAGCGCGAGCTCGGCGACGCTCGTCTCGAGGAGGAGCGCTCACGGATCGCCCGGGACCTCCACGACATCCTCGGTCACTCGCTCACGGTGGTGGCGGTCAAGGCGGAGCTGGCCGAGCGGATGCTCGACGTCGACCCCGCGCGGACCCGTACGGAGCTCGTCGACATCCGCGCGCTGACCCGGGACGCGCTCGCGGACGTCCGCGCGACGGTGCGTGACGTGCGGGGCGTGTCGCTGCCGGGCGAGATCGCCTCGGCGCGGTCGGCGCTGACGTCGGCGGGCATCTCCGCGGATCTGCCCACCGTCGTCGACGAGGTGCCCGGCCGGTGGCGCGAGCTGTTCGCGTGGACGATCCGGGAAGGAGTCACGAACGTGATCAGGCACAGTGGCGCCACCCGGTGCGTCGTCCATCTCGGCGCGGAGGGTGTGTCCGTCTCCGACGACGGACGCGGTCTGGCCGACGCCGCACCCGGCGGGACCGGCCTGGCCGGGCTTCGTGAGCGCACCGTCGCGGCCGGAGCGACGATGGTGACGGGTCCCGGCCCCGACGGAGCCGGTACGACCGTGGCAGTCGTGGTCCCGTCCCCCGAGGCAGGCGCCCGATGA
- the serC gene encoding phosphoserine transaminase, translated as MALVQIPKKLLPSDGRFGSGPSKVPHEAMEALASSTLIGTSHRQAPVRELVGSVRAQMRELFSLPDGYEVVLGVGGSTAFFDAATFGLVRHRSQHLAFGEFGAKFAKAVAGAPFLDEPTVLRAEPGSHPDPVAEDGVDTYAWTHNETSTGVTAPVRRVEGAADDALVLIDGTSAAGAVPLDPAQCDVYFFAPQKALASDAGLWFALMSPAAVARVEEIAASDRWIPAFFDLTTALQNSRKDQTYNTPPLASLFWTDHQLRWILDNGGLPWSVARCEDSSSRLYGWAAQSDYATPFVSDPGKQSSTVVTIDLEGVEAGAVSAALRENGILDVDGYRGLGRNQLRIATFPAVDPDDISQLTRCIDHVVEKLRFEHLSA; from the coding sequence ATGGCGCTCGTGCAGATCCCCAAGAAGCTCCTCCCGTCCGACGGCCGATTCGGCTCAGGACCCTCCAAGGTCCCCCACGAGGCGATGGAGGCGCTCGCGTCGTCGACGCTGATCGGCACCTCTCACCGTCAGGCACCGGTGCGTGAGCTGGTCGGGTCCGTGCGCGCGCAGATGCGCGAGCTGTTCTCGCTCCCCGACGGTTATGAGGTCGTCCTCGGGGTCGGTGGGTCGACGGCGTTCTTCGACGCCGCGACGTTCGGGCTGGTCCGCCACCGCAGCCAGCACCTGGCGTTCGGCGAGTTCGGCGCGAAGTTCGCGAAGGCGGTGGCCGGTGCGCCGTTCCTGGACGAGCCGACCGTCCTGCGCGCCGAGCCCGGGAGCCACCCCGACCCGGTCGCCGAGGACGGCGTCGACACCTACGCCTGGACGCACAACGAGACGTCGACCGGCGTCACGGCTCCGGTCCGTCGGGTCGAGGGCGCGGCAGACGACGCGCTCGTGCTGATCGACGGCACATCAGCCGCCGGGGCGGTGCCGCTCGACCCCGCCCAGTGCGACGTCTACTTCTTCGCACCCCAGAAGGCCCTCGCATCCGACGCCGGGCTCTGGTTCGCCCTGATGTCGCCCGCTGCCGTCGCGCGGGTCGAGGAGATCGCCGCCTCCGACCGCTGGATCCCGGCATTCTTCGACCTGACCACAGCCCTCCAGAACTCCCGCAAGGACCAGACCTACAACACCCCGCCCCTCGCGTCGCTGTTCTGGACCGACCACCAGCTTCGGTGGATCCTCGACAACGGCGGGCTGCCCTGGTCGGTGGCGCGCTGCGAGGACTCGTCGTCACGGCTGTACGGATGGGCGGCGCAGTCGGACTACGCGACCCCGTTCGTCTCCGACCCCGGCAAGCAGTCGTCGACGGTCGTCACGATCGACCTCGAGGGCGTCGAAGCCGGTGCGGTCTCGGCTGCGCTGCGCGAGAACGGCATCCTCGACGTCGACGGCTACCGCGGTCTCGGACGCAACCAGCTACGGATCGCGACGTTCCCGGCGGTCGACCCCGACGACATCTCACAGCTCACCCGCTGCATCGACCACGTGGTTGAGAAGCTCAGGTTCGAGCACCTGTCCGCCTGA
- a CDS encoding maleylpyruvate isomerase family mycothiol-dependent enzyme — translation MAPTDVEDRLPWELYLAVLSAEVDRILQVSQDLDASVPNCPGWTVRDLLDHVARVFRHKVESIRTASEPPWPITGLDSSDVRRLLADEAAVLIAELQQRGPRQIRHTWYPDDQSNGFWFRRMALEATVHRVDAEQAAGVSVQRVEHSVAEDGIDEFLSVLVGGPWWDDEDETAHPVDAVVRIRAGARSWTVDLSRTQVVVTAGSDGTADLDLEGDPHDVYLWLWGRGDATTFTLEGRKELLEAVHGRFAEASA, via the coding sequence ATGGCTCCGACCGACGTGGAGGACCGGCTCCCCTGGGAGCTCTATCTGGCGGTCCTGAGCGCGGAGGTCGACAGGATCCTCCAGGTCTCCCAGGACCTGGACGCATCCGTGCCCAACTGCCCCGGCTGGACGGTCCGAGACCTGCTCGACCACGTCGCGCGCGTGTTCCGGCACAAGGTCGAGTCGATCCGTACGGCGAGCGAGCCGCCCTGGCCGATCACCGGCCTCGACAGCTCCGACGTCCGACGCCTTCTCGCGGACGAGGCAGCCGTCCTGATCGCCGAGCTGCAGCAGCGCGGACCCCGCCAGATCCGCCACACCTGGTACCCCGACGACCAGTCGAACGGCTTCTGGTTCCGCCGGATGGCGCTCGAGGCGACGGTTCACCGTGTCGATGCCGAGCAGGCCGCGGGCGTGTCGGTCCAGCGGGTCGAGCACTCGGTCGCCGAGGACGGGATCGACGAGTTCCTGAGCGTGCTGGTCGGAGGCCCGTGGTGGGACGACGAGGACGAGACGGCGCACCCCGTCGACGCCGTCGTCCGCATCCGCGCGGGCGCACGGTCGTGGACGGTGGACCTCTCGCGCACCCAGGTCGTCGTGACGGCCGGGAGCGACGGCACCGCGGATCTTGATCTCGAGGGCGACCCGCACGACGTCTACCTGTGGCTGTGGGGACGCGGCGACGCCACCACGTTCACGCTGGAGGGCCGCAAGGAGCTCCTCGAGGCGGTGCACGGACGCTTCGCCGAGGCGAGCGCGTAG
- a CDS encoding alpha/beta fold hydrolase, which translates to MTDTQTHRLTVPRAELAYDVRTSPESTDPPLLLIGSPMGASGFGTLAGLFPDRTVVTYDPRGAERSVRTDGAAETTPEEHADDVHRLIDELGGGPVDLFATSGGAVNAFALVAAHPEDVRTLVAHEPPVAQVVPDREQALAAAQGIRRLYETEGGGPAMVKFILLVTHQGAVPEGFTEAPAPEPSAFGLSVEDDGSRDDVLLAQNLITCTHYEPDFAALQSASTRVVVVVGEGSEGQLASRAGKVVAERIGSEAVVFPGDHGGFMGGEHGQVGEPDAFAKALRAVLDDHS; encoded by the coding sequence ATGACCGACACCCAGACCCACCGCCTGACCGTGCCCAGAGCCGAGCTGGCCTACGACGTCCGGACCAGCCCCGAGAGCACAGACCCGCCGCTGCTCCTGATCGGCTCCCCGATGGGCGCCAGCGGGTTCGGGACCCTCGCCGGTCTCTTCCCCGACCGGACCGTCGTGACTTACGACCCGCGCGGCGCCGAGCGCAGCGTCCGCACCGACGGGGCGGCCGAGACGACCCCGGAGGAGCACGCCGACGACGTCCACCGGCTCATCGACGAGCTCGGAGGCGGTCCGGTCGACCTGTTCGCGACGAGCGGTGGCGCAGTGAACGCGTTCGCACTCGTGGCGGCGCACCCCGAGGACGTACGCACCCTGGTGGCGCACGAGCCGCCGGTCGCCCAGGTGGTGCCGGACCGTGAGCAGGCGCTCGCCGCCGCGCAGGGCATCCGTCGCCTGTACGAGACCGAGGGCGGTGGGCCCGCGATGGTGAAGTTCATCCTCCTCGTCACCCACCAGGGCGCGGTGCCGGAAGGATTCACCGAGGCGCCAGCGCCGGAGCCGTCGGCGTTCGGTCTCTCAGTGGAGGACGACGGGTCGCGCGACGACGTGCTGCTCGCGCAGAACCTCATCACGTGCACGCACTACGAGCCCGACTTCGCCGCCCTGCAGTCCGCGTCGACCCGCGTGGTCGTGGTGGTCGGGGAGGGGTCGGAGGGACAGCTCGCCTCACGTGCCGGCAAGGTCGTGGCCGAGCGGATCGGCTCCGAGGCGGTCGTGTTCCCCGGCGACCACGGCGGCTTCATGGGCGGTGAGCACGGACAGGTCGGCGAGCCGGACGCGTTCGCGAAGGCCCTGCGAGCGGTCCTGGACGATCACTCCTGA
- a CDS encoding MFS transporter codes for MSPTFRALSVRNYRVYASGALISNVGTWMQRVAQDWLVLALTGSGLALGITTGLQLLPALLFSPLAGVVADRFPKRRVLMVTQVAMAVPAALLGVLAITGVAQAWHVYVLAFVFGVATAFDAPARQSFVVEMVGKDDLANAVGLNSASFNSGRMIGPAVAGVMIAALGSGVVATGWVILLNAVSYFAVFMSLLALRTHDLRPATPASRGKGAVRAGVRYVRSRPDLILILTTVFFVGTFGMNFQMTSALMATEVFGKGAQAYGVLGSIMAIGSLAGALVAARRERPTRRLVVGAALVFVAVEVTSGLMPTYLTFALVLPLLGLSALTMVTAANAYIQLTVTPQMRGRVAALYLMVFMGGTPLGAPVIGWIGEVFGARWTLILGGIVAAIGILSATAYYLVRGGLHLRLDLRARPRIAVVPRDPRAAVRAGDAVEAAEDAASLDAGVAEAPAPVRADV; via the coding sequence GTGAGTCCCACGTTCCGCGCTCTGTCCGTCCGCAACTACCGGGTCTACGCCTCGGGTGCCCTCATCTCCAACGTCGGCACCTGGATGCAGCGTGTCGCTCAGGACTGGCTCGTCCTCGCGCTCACGGGCAGCGGGCTCGCCCTCGGCATCACGACCGGGCTGCAGCTCTTGCCCGCGCTGCTCTTCTCACCGCTCGCCGGCGTCGTCGCCGACCGCTTCCCCAAGCGGCGCGTCCTCATGGTCACGCAGGTCGCGATGGCCGTCCCCGCGGCGCTGCTCGGCGTGCTGGCCATCACGGGCGTCGCTCAGGCCTGGCACGTGTACGTGCTCGCGTTCGTCTTCGGGGTCGCGACGGCGTTCGACGCCCCCGCGCGTCAGTCCTTCGTCGTCGAGATGGTCGGCAAGGACGACCTCGCCAACGCCGTCGGCCTCAACAGCGCCTCGTTCAACTCCGGACGCATGATCGGTCCGGCCGTCGCGGGTGTCATGATCGCGGCTCTCGGGTCGGGCGTCGTCGCCACCGGCTGGGTCATCCTGCTCAACGCGGTGAGCTACTTCGCCGTCTTCATGTCGCTGCTCGCGCTCCGCACCCACGACCTCCGGCCTGCGACGCCGGCATCGCGGGGCAAGGGGGCGGTGCGTGCCGGTGTCCGTTACGTCCGCTCGCGGCCTGATCTGATCCTGATCCTCACGACCGTCTTCTTCGTCGGCACGTTCGGCATGAACTTCCAGATGACCTCGGCCCTGATGGCGACCGAGGTGTTCGGCAAGGGCGCGCAGGCGTACGGCGTCCTGGGCTCCATCATGGCGATCGGCTCGCTCGCCGGGGCGCTCGTCGCTGCCCGCCGCGAGCGTCCGACCCGCCGGCTGGTGGTCGGCGCCGCGCTGGTCTTCGTGGCCGTCGAGGTCACGTCCGGGCTCATGCCGACCTACCTCACCTTCGCCCTCGTGCTGCCGCTGCTCGGACTCAGCGCGCTGACGATGGTCACCGCCGCCAACGCCTACATCCAGCTCACGGTGACACCGCAGATGCGTGGTCGGGTCGCCGCGCTCTACCTCATGGTGTTCATGGGCGGCACGCCGCTCGGCGCTCCCGTGATCGGATGGATCGGCGAGGTCTTCGGTGCCCGGTGGACGCTGATCCTCGGCGGCATCGTCGCCGCGATCGGCATCCTCTCCGCGACGGCGTACTACCTCGTGCGCGGCGGGCTGCACCTGCGGCTCGACCTGCGGGCGCGTCCGCGGATCGCGGTCGTGCCGCGCGATCCGCGCGCGGCGGTCCGTGCCGGCGACGCGGTCGAGGCCGCCGAGGACGCGGCGTCGCTGGACGCCGGTGTCGCCGAGGCGCCCGCGCCGGTGCGCGCTGACGTCTGA
- a CDS encoding ABC transporter ATP-binding protein, protein MTAPAVLLDDVVKTFSSAGGDVMAVDHLTLQIQPGEVVAFLGPNGAGKTTTIDVLLGLAEPDSGTVAVHGMKPRAAIARGSVSAVMQTGGLLKDYTVGETVELVASLHPSSRPVGEVLERAGIADVRSRLVGRCSGGQQQRLRFAMALLSDPDLLVLDEPTTGMDVEGRRDFWAAIRADAVHGRTTLFATHYLEEADAYADRIVLVRRGRVVADGTPAEIKALSSGRLVRATLPSADGTALARIPGVESVEIRGDVVSVRANDSDAVARYLLTSTVARDVEVTSRNLEDAFVALTGSASDAALTSDTERVVADRPTEGVLA, encoded by the coding sequence ATGACCGCTCCAGCGGTGCTCCTCGACGACGTGGTGAAGACGTTCTCCTCTGCCGGAGGCGACGTCATGGCGGTGGACCACCTCACGCTCCAGATCCAGCCGGGGGAGGTCGTCGCCTTCCTCGGACCCAACGGCGCCGGGAAGACGACGACGATCGACGTGCTCCTCGGGCTCGCCGAACCGGACTCCGGCACGGTCGCCGTGCACGGGATGAAGCCGCGTGCCGCGATCGCGCGGGGCTCCGTGTCGGCGGTGATGCAGACCGGGGGGCTGCTCAAGGACTACACGGTCGGCGAGACGGTCGAGCTGGTCGCATCGCTGCACCCGTCCTCGCGGCCGGTGGGTGAGGTCCTCGAACGCGCCGGGATCGCCGACGTCCGGTCCCGGCTGGTCGGCAGGTGCTCCGGCGGCCAGCAGCAGCGGCTCCGGTTCGCGATGGCGCTGCTGTCCGACCCCGACCTCCTCGTCCTCGACGAGCCGACGACCGGCATGGACGTGGAGGGGCGCCGCGACTTCTGGGCCGCGATCCGCGCCGACGCCGTACACGGTCGTACGACGCTCTTCGCGACGCACTACCTCGAGGAGGCGGACGCGTACGCCGACCGGATCGTCCTGGTCCGGCGTGGCCGCGTCGTCGCCGACGGCACACCTGCCGAGATCAAGGCGCTCTCGTCGGGACGTCTCGTCCGCGCGACGCTCCCGTCCGCGGACGGCACCGCGCTGGCCCGGATCCCCGGTGTCGAGTCGGTCGAGATCCGCGGAGACGTCGTCTCGGTGCGTGCGAACGACAGCGACGCGGTCGCCCGCTACCTGCTGACCAGCACCGTCGCGCGGGACGTGGAGGTCACCTCGCGCAACCTCGAGGACGCCTTCGTCGCTCTGACGGGGAGCGCATCGGACGCGGCTCTCACCTCCGACACCGAGCGCGTGGTCGCCGACCGTCCGACCGAAGGAGTCCTCGCATGA
- a CDS encoding response regulator, with amino-acid sequence MTARIRVLLADDQALVRGALAALLDLEPDLDVVAEVADGTEVVDAVRRHQVDVALLDVEMPGMDGVAAAAALHDAVPGCRVLMVTTFGRPGYLRRALAAGASGFVVKDTPARQLADAVRRVHSGLRVVDPALAADSLAYGDSPLTEREADVLRAARDGGTVADIAGVLSLSEGTVRNHLSSAIGKTSARTRAEAVRVAVENGWLLGED; translated from the coding sequence ATGACCGCGCGGATCCGCGTCCTGCTCGCCGACGACCAGGCACTCGTCCGCGGAGCGCTCGCCGCACTGCTCGATCTCGAGCCGGATCTCGACGTCGTCGCCGAGGTGGCCGACGGGACGGAGGTCGTGGACGCGGTGCGACGACATCAGGTCGACGTGGCGCTGCTGGACGTCGAGATGCCAGGCATGGACGGAGTCGCAGCCGCGGCGGCCCTGCACGACGCCGTCCCCGGTTGCCGCGTCCTCATGGTGACGACCTTCGGACGACCGGGCTACCTCCGCCGCGCGCTCGCGGCAGGGGCGTCGGGCTTCGTCGTCAAGGACACGCCCGCCCGCCAGCTCGCCGACGCCGTACGCCGGGTCCACTCCGGGCTTCGCGTGGTGGACCCGGCACTGGCTGCGGACTCGTTGGCCTACGGTGACTCTCCGCTGACCGAGCGGGAGGCGGACGTGCTGCGCGCGGCGCGCGACGGCGGCACGGTGGCGGACATCGCCGGCGTCCTGTCGCTCTCGGAGGGAACGGTGCGCAACCACCTCTCGAGCGCCATCGGCAAGACGTCGGCGCGCACCCGCGCCGAGGCCGTACGCGTCGCGGTCGAGAACGGTTGGCTGCTCGGTGAGGACTGA
- a CDS encoding ABC transporter permease — translation MSTTTLDRRVATLGGFSLTFLRLELRRMLRNRRTLIFTLVMPAAFFLLFGTSRSYRDESAGAGNVTAYVMVSLALYGAMVATTSGGAMVATERALGWSRQLRLTPLNPLAYVVVKVCVAMVLGGASVVVVNVVGRLSGADLSWGRTLACALLAWVCSLVFAAFGLFMGYLLRSENVMQVLGPVLAVLSFAGGLFVPVDQLGDVFGTVAQLTPVYGAAEIVRAPLGADADLWTAALNVLVWLCVFVGGAVWRFRRDTARV, via the coding sequence ATGAGCACCACCACGCTCGACCGCCGCGTCGCGACCCTGGGCGGCTTCTCGCTGACCTTCCTGCGCCTCGAGCTGCGGCGGATGCTGCGCAACCGGCGCACGTTGATCTTCACGCTGGTGATGCCGGCGGCGTTCTTCCTCCTGTTCGGCACGAGCAGGAGCTACCGCGACGAGTCCGCGGGCGCCGGCAACGTCACGGCGTACGTGATGGTGAGCCTGGCGCTGTACGGCGCGATGGTGGCCACGACCAGCGGGGGAGCGATGGTCGCGACCGAGCGTGCGCTCGGCTGGAGCCGGCAGTTGCGACTGACGCCCCTCAACCCGCTGGCGTACGTCGTGGTGAAGGTCTGCGTGGCGATGGTGCTCGGCGGCGCGTCGGTGGTCGTCGTGAACGTCGTCGGTCGGCTGTCGGGGGCGGACCTGTCGTGGGGGCGGACGCTGGCGTGCGCGCTGCTGGCGTGGGTGTGCTCGCTCGTCTTCGCAGCGTTCGGTCTCTTCATGGGATACCTCCTGCGGAGCGAGAACGTCATGCAGGTGCTCGGACCGGTGCTCGCCGTGCTGTCGTTCGCGGGCGGCCTGTTCGTCCCCGTCGACCAGCTCGGTGACGTGTTCGGCACCGTCGCGCAGCTGACACCGGTCTACGGCGCGGCCGAGATCGTACGGGCCCCGCTGGGAGCCGACGCCGACCTGTGGACGGCGGCGCTGAACGTGCTGGTCTGGCTGTGCGTCTTCGTGGGAGGTGCCGTGTGGCGGTTCCGCCGGGACACGGCTCGGGTGTGA
- a CDS encoding TetR/AcrR family transcriptional regulator, with amino-acid sequence MDDVETPAETTPDAAPPPGRDRFAPLWESPATSGRGRPPRVSRAQVVDAAVAIADSDGLDAVSMRSVARSLDVGAMTLYSHVPGRDELVDAMVDRAYADLELPDHDLAWRPALEQYARGYWDLLRSHPWLLDLNTWRLPLAPHVFDAEEAGFRILLDTGLSATQVLETITIVNNTVAGFARAAVAEDADAQAHGTDYASYWAASSDFWEHLFDPSRYPSMTRLWSVGAFDSTSMPFDLHISGLLDTLQLLIDRAQAEGPAVIPSYEECMAGYDDAVAEELGKLQE; translated from the coding sequence GTGGACGACGTCGAGACACCCGCGGAGACCACGCCCGACGCGGCGCCGCCCCCCGGACGCGACCGCTTCGCACCGCTGTGGGAGTCCCCCGCGACGTCCGGTCGCGGTCGCCCACCGCGCGTCAGCCGCGCCCAGGTCGTCGACGCCGCCGTCGCGATCGCGGACTCAGACGGCCTCGACGCCGTCTCGATGAGGTCCGTCGCACGCTCGCTCGACGTCGGCGCGATGACCCTCTACTCCCATGTCCCCGGTCGCGACGAGCTCGTCGACGCGATGGTCGACCGCGCGTACGCCGACCTCGAGCTGCCCGACCACGACCTGGCGTGGCGTCCCGCCCTCGAGCAGTACGCCCGCGGCTACTGGGACCTGCTGCGTTCCCATCCGTGGCTGCTCGACCTCAACACCTGGCGGCTGCCGCTGGCTCCGCACGTGTTCGACGCCGAGGAGGCGGGGTTCCGGATCCTGCTGGACACCGGGCTCTCCGCGACGCAGGTCCTGGAGACGATCACCATCGTGAACAACACCGTCGCCGGTTTCGCCCGCGCGGCCGTCGCCGAGGACGCCGACGCCCAGGCCCACGGCACCGACTACGCGAGCTACTGGGCGGCGTCGAGCGACTTCTGGGAGCACCTCTTCGACCCCAGCCGCTACCCCTCGATGACACGCCTGTGGAGCGTCGGCGCCTTCGACAGCACCTCGATGCCGTTCGATCTCCACATCTCCGGCCTCCTCGACACCCTCCAGCTGCTGATCGACCGCGCCCAGGCTGAGGGCCCGGCGGTCATCCCGTCGTACGAGGAGTGCATGGCCGGCTACGACGATGCCGTCGCCGAGGAGCTCGGCAAGCTTCAGGAGTGA